A stretch of the Myxococcus guangdongensis genome encodes the following:
- a CDS encoding hybrid sensor histidine kinase/response regulator, with protein MDRDRLAQALLATFLEELEGHVTSLNRDLLALEREQGTPPATERVSALLRTLHSVKGAARAASALLVETACHRLEEVLEPLRDRRTASPEMYELCFAAVDALDDAGRRLASRQELTGSPLELLLPDLERAAQAAAAPARPVESGTSRATASGSVGSAGNRGTSGPDFARDAGASRPPGAGGPEASGDGGGSRASGSGGQDSSRDGGGSRAPGAGGAESSRAPGAEPSEPSAGGAVLETTLPVRVSAQKLDALLSRSGELRVAALRLEGRAETLETVREELSRVRDAVRGTDGEAALRRAETELARVARELAADQRALGGVATGMDDEVRRARTLPFVEGCSGLERAARDVARSEGKKVRLEIQGGALELDRSLLQSLREPMLHLVRNAVAHGLEFPEERVRAGKPEEGLVTLSARLRGSRVEVTVEDDGRGMDLRALRERAIARGLEVSEDDADTARLAFHPGLSTTSRVTEVAGRGVGLDVVRTQVETMRGTVEVATQPGKGARFTLDVPLTLSTLRVLLVSTGGQTLALASEGVARLVRLAPEEVRDVEGHPTWVAEDALVPLASLSDVLGLPPGPPRQRRGAVVLAAGTARAALVVDEVLAEQEALVRALGPRVRRARHVSAAAVLPDGRLSLLLNPVSLVRAAGGRPSTALFPTPAARATRRRILLADDSPTTRALEQSILEGAGYDVVACADGAEAWERLQTVGAEALVLDVEMPRMDGIALTEAVRASPRFSRLPVVLVTARGKPEDKARGLQAGASAYLVKSAFDPTSLLETLRRLL; from the coding sequence ATGGACCGCGACAGGCTCGCACAAGCGTTGCTCGCCACGTTCCTCGAGGAGCTCGAGGGGCATGTGACGTCGCTCAACCGCGATTTGCTCGCGTTGGAGCGGGAGCAGGGGACACCGCCCGCCACCGAGCGGGTGTCGGCGCTCTTGCGCACGCTGCACAGCGTGAAGGGCGCCGCGCGCGCGGCCAGTGCGCTGCTGGTGGAGACGGCCTGTCACCGGCTGGAGGAGGTGCTCGAGCCCTTGCGCGACCGGCGCACCGCGAGCCCGGAGATGTATGAGTTGTGCTTCGCCGCCGTGGACGCGCTGGACGACGCGGGGCGGCGGCTGGCGTCGCGGCAGGAGCTGACGGGCTCTCCGTTGGAGTTGCTGCTGCCGGACCTGGAGCGCGCGGCCCAGGCCGCGGCGGCACCGGCGCGTCCCGTGGAGTCGGGGACCTCGCGCGCGACGGCGAGCGGGAGCGTGGGCAGCGCGGGGAATCGGGGCACCAGCGGCCCGGACTTCGCCCGCGACGCGGGGGCTTCACGCCCGCCGGGGGCAGGCGGCCCGGAGGCCTCTGGCGACGGAGGAGGTTCACGCGCGTCGGGCTCCGGTGGACAGGACTCCTCTCGCGACGGGGGAGGTTCACGCGCGCCAGGAGCCGGCGGCGCGGAGTCCTCTCGTGCCCCGGGCGCGGAGCCGTCGGAGCCCTCGGCCGGTGGCGCCGTGCTGGAGACGACGCTTCCGGTGCGTGTGTCCGCGCAGAAGCTGGACGCGCTGTTGTCGCGCAGTGGGGAGCTGCGCGTCGCCGCGCTGCGACTGGAAGGCCGAGCCGAGACGCTGGAGACGGTGCGCGAGGAGCTCTCCCGCGTGCGCGACGCCGTGCGCGGCACCGACGGTGAGGCGGCGCTGCGCCGCGCGGAGACGGAGCTGGCGCGGGTGGCGCGCGAGCTGGCCGCCGACCAACGCGCGCTCGGCGGCGTGGCCACCGGCATGGATGACGAGGTCCGCCGCGCGCGCACCCTGCCCTTCGTCGAGGGCTGCAGCGGCCTGGAGCGCGCCGCGCGCGACGTCGCCCGCTCCGAGGGCAAGAAGGTCCGCCTGGAAATCCAGGGCGGCGCGCTGGAGCTGGACCGCTCCCTGCTCCAGTCCCTGCGCGAGCCGATGCTGCACCTGGTGCGCAACGCCGTGGCGCATGGCCTGGAGTTCCCCGAGGAGCGCGTGCGCGCGGGCAAGCCCGAGGAGGGGCTCGTCACGCTGTCGGCGCGGCTTCGCGGCAGCCGCGTGGAAGTCACGGTGGAGGACGACGGACGCGGCATGGACCTGCGAGCGCTGCGCGAGCGCGCCATCGCGCGGGGACTCGAGGTCTCCGAGGACGACGCGGACACGGCGCGGCTCGCCTTCCACCCGGGCCTGTCCACCACGTCGCGGGTGACGGAGGTCGCCGGGCGCGGCGTGGGCCTGGACGTGGTGCGCACCCAGGTGGAGACGATGCGCGGCACGGTGGAGGTGGCCACGCAGCCCGGCAAGGGCGCGCGCTTCACGCTCGACGTGCCCCTCACGCTGAGCACCCTGCGGGTGCTGCTGGTGTCCACCGGAGGACAGACGCTGGCCCTGGCCAGCGAGGGCGTGGCGCGACTGGTGCGGCTGGCGCCCGAGGAGGTGCGCGACGTGGAGGGCCACCCCACGTGGGTGGCCGAGGACGCGCTGGTGCCCCTGGCCTCCCTGTCCGACGTGCTGGGCCTGCCGCCCGGGCCTCCGCGTCAGCGCCGGGGAGCGGTGGTGCTGGCGGCCGGCACCGCGCGCGCCGCGCTGGTGGTGGACGAGGTGCTGGCCGAGCAGGAGGCCCTCGTCCGCGCGCTGGGTCCTCGCGTGCGCCGCGCGCGTCACGTGTCGGCGGCGGCGGTGCTGCCGGACGGACGGCTGTCCCTGCTGCTCAACCCCGTCTCACTCGTGCGGGCCGCGGGGGGTCGTCCCTCCACGGCGCTGTTCCCCACCCCGGCCGCCCGGGCGACGCGGCGGCGAATCCTCCTGGCGGACGACTCGCCCACCACGCGCGCGCTCGAGCAGAGCATCCTGGAGGGCGCCGGCTACGACGTGGTGGCGTGCGCGGACGGGGCCGAGGCCTGGGAGCGCCTGCAGACCGTCGGCGCCGAGGCGCTGGTCCTGGACGTGGAGATGCCGCGCATGGACGGCATCGCGCTCACCGAGGCCGTGCGCGCCTCCCCCCGCTTCTCGCGACTGCCGGTGGTGCTGGTCACCGCCCGGGGCAAGCCCGAGGACAAAGCACGCGGGCTTCAAGCGGGGGCCAGTGCTTATCTTGTGAAAAGCGCGTTCGACCCGACGAGCCTGCTGGAGACGCTGAGACGACTGCTATGA
- a CDS encoding methyl-accepting chemotaxis protein encodes MNIGNRIAVGFGLSLLVLLILAVVAFQGARQLNETTEGLVKVHENYKLVREVRALLVDAETGQRGFLLTGEDPYLEPYQQALATLQQDLNLMRDAMAPYPQQRNRMVRLEPLVTARLALLEEGIRQRREKGLEGSLPIVRGHRGKELMDQVRGVISEMLAEESERWTEHSEAAREAARQIMWVLAICAVLGLLIVSVGSYVITRSITVPLRRLMLGVEQLGAGKLAQRIDIKGRDETAELARAFNEMADRRQQSEAQIARQSEQREHTLRTVAEFVNQLAGASSQILASTTEQVAGAQEQGSAVTETVSTIEEITKTSEEAAGRARNVSDSARHAEEVGRSGRRSVEEAVSSMGTVREQVEFIAQRILALAEQAQAIGDIITTVNDISEQTHMLALNASIEASRAGENGRGFAVVAAEVKALADQSKKATSQVRQILGQIQKATHGAVMTTEEGTKSVATATRIVSEAGSTIQTLSDLLAQASLTAAQIAASANQQATGIAQIRQAMHDVNQATQQGLLSSRQTERAMQDINGMGQKLKGLLEEYGR; translated from the coding sequence ATGAACATCGGGAACCGCATCGCGGTCGGCTTCGGACTCTCATTGCTGGTGCTGCTCATCCTGGCCGTCGTCGCGTTCCAGGGAGCCCGCCAGCTCAACGAGACCACCGAGGGCCTGGTCAAGGTCCATGAGAACTACAAGCTGGTGCGCGAGGTGCGCGCGCTGCTGGTCGACGCGGAGACAGGACAGCGAGGCTTCCTGCTCACCGGCGAGGACCCGTACCTGGAGCCCTATCAACAGGCGCTCGCCACGCTGCAGCAGGACCTCAACCTGATGCGCGACGCGATGGCCCCCTATCCCCAGCAGCGCAACCGCATGGTCCGCCTGGAGCCGCTGGTCACGGCGCGACTGGCCCTGCTCGAGGAAGGCATCCGTCAGCGTCGGGAGAAGGGCCTGGAGGGCTCGCTGCCCATCGTCCGGGGCCACCGCGGCAAGGAGCTGATGGACCAGGTGCGCGGCGTCATCAGCGAGATGCTCGCCGAGGAGTCGGAGCGCTGGACCGAGCACTCCGAGGCCGCCCGGGAAGCGGCGCGGCAGATCATGTGGGTGCTCGCCATCTGCGCCGTGCTGGGATTGCTCATCGTCTCCGTGGGCAGCTACGTCATCACCCGCAGCATCACCGTCCCGCTGCGCCGGCTGATGCTGGGCGTGGAGCAGTTGGGCGCGGGGAAGCTGGCCCAGCGCATCGACATCAAGGGCCGCGACGAGACGGCGGAGCTGGCGCGCGCCTTCAACGAGATGGCCGACCGCCGCCAGCAATCCGAGGCGCAGATCGCCCGGCAGTCCGAGCAGCGCGAGCACACGCTGCGCACCGTGGCGGAGTTCGTCAATCAGCTCGCGGGCGCCAGCTCCCAGATTCTCGCCAGCACCACCGAGCAGGTGGCCGGCGCCCAGGAACAGGGCAGCGCGGTGACGGAGACGGTGAGCACCATCGAGGAGATCACCAAGACGTCCGAGGAGGCCGCCGGCCGCGCGCGCAACGTCAGCGACTCCGCGCGCCACGCCGAGGAGGTGGGCCGCTCGGGTCGACGCTCGGTGGAGGAGGCCGTCTCTTCCATGGGCACGGTGCGCGAGCAGGTGGAGTTCATCGCCCAGCGCATCCTCGCGCTCGCCGAGCAGGCGCAGGCCATCGGCGACATCATCACCACCGTCAACGACATCTCCGAGCAGACGCACATGCTCGCGCTCAACGCCTCCATCGAGGCCAGCCGCGCGGGGGAGAACGGCCGGGGCTTCGCCGTCGTCGCCGCCGAGGTGAAGGCGCTGGCGGACCAGTCCAAGAAGGCCACCAGCCAGGTGCGCCAGATTCTGGGGCAGATCCAGAAGGCCACGCACGGCGCGGTGATGACCACCGAGGAGGGCACCAAGAGCGTGGCCACGGCCACCCGCATCGTGTCCGAGGCGGGCTCCACCATCCAGACGCTGTCGGACCTGCTCGCGCAGGCGTCGCTCACCGCCGCGCAGATCGCCGCGTCCGCCAACCAGCAGGCCACGGGCATCGCGCAAATCCGACAGGCCATGCATGACGTCAACCAGGCCACGCAGCAGGGCCTGCTGTCGTCGCGTCAGACGGAGCGGGCCATGCAGGACATCAACGGCATGGGCCAGAAGCTCAAGGGCCTGCTCGAAGAGTACGGTCGCTGA
- a CDS encoding chemotaxis protein CheW: MPHSKNIDWTVVRARLAELEASREAQGDLTPEEEAALLDERARALGRPLTPDIAPGTLREMVRFRASGQAYALESRFVLEVVRSAEVIPLPGAPAALRGLTLLHGEVLPVVELAPLFGRAPSNAAGPLLVVGTHRAELGVRTEEVQEVAQVSSLDLLPTPEGLVDTAGSLVFAADRDGTLLLEGDSLLSDSRLVFDLSDEGVV; encoded by the coding sequence ATGCCTCACTCCAAGAACATCGACTGGACCGTGGTCCGCGCCCGGCTCGCCGAGCTCGAGGCCTCTCGCGAGGCCCAGGGCGACCTCACCCCCGAGGAAGAGGCCGCGCTGCTCGACGAGCGCGCCCGCGCCCTCGGCCGCCCCCTCACCCCGGACATCGCCCCAGGCACCCTGCGCGAGATGGTGCGCTTCCGCGCCTCCGGCCAGGCGTACGCCCTGGAGTCCCGGTTCGTGCTCGAGGTGGTCCGCTCGGCGGAGGTCATCCCCCTGCCCGGCGCCCCCGCCGCGCTGCGCGGCCTCACCCTGCTGCACGGGGAGGTGCTCCCCGTCGTCGAGCTGGCCCCGCTCTTCGGCCGCGCGCCGTCGAACGCCGCCGGGCCCCTGCTCGTCGTGGGCACGCACCGGGCCGAGCTGGGCGTGCGAACCGAGGAAGTGCAGGAGGTCGCCCAGGTGTCCAGCCTGGACCTGCTGCCCACCCCCGAGGGCCTCGTGGACACCGCCGGCAGTCTGGTGTTCGCCGCCGACAGGGACGGAACTCTCTTGCTGGAGGGCGACTCGCTGCTGAGTGACAGTCGCCTCGTGTTCGATTTGTCCGACGAAGGAGTCGTATGA